ACTCCCTGAATTACTCTTCGAATGAAATATCTGAATTTTTTGGTTTCTATCTAAGATATTGGCAAACTCCAACAAAACCATATTATAGACCACAGATGTCGCTTGAGGAATACAAAGACACAATATTAAACAATGTAAAGAAAACATTAAAAGTAGTAGAATCATCATCTCTCTCTAAAAAGGCAAAGCAAGAATGTTACTATGAAATGAAAATTCAATATTTAAAAATGTTGTTTGATTATAAAGAATTATTGCTTTTGGCGCATAGAAGATGGCTGTCTGAACACGATAAAACAATGCAGGAAGTTCCCTTTATAGAGCCAAAAGTAGATAAATCTTATTATACCTTTTTGAAAGAGTTTGAGTTGAATGATGCAAATTACTTATTCAGTACTGAATACCATAATTTTGTAGAAAAACTATTGGAGGATTCTACACTTAATATTCCTTCAGTTAGTGATCTGCCTGCGAAAGAATGGTTCGCGAAAACAAAAAGCATTTTAAAGGATGCAGTTGGTTTTGATAATGGTTTGTTTTATGATGTGTTAGTTGCCAGCGCTTATAATAAATGCTTAATGTATAGACATCCTTTTACAGATGTTCAGAAAAAGAATATGTCAGAGTATTTTACCAATGATTCATATATTAAATTCTTGCTTAATGAGAATAAAGAACTAGTGGCTCAAATAAACAAAGAATCATCAAAGAAAGTTGTGATCAATAAAACACCAGATGTACCCAATGAACAGGTTCTGAATAAAATCATAGAGAAGTATAAAGGGAAAGTGGTGTATGTAGATTTCTGGGCTACCTGGTGCGCACCATGTCTCGATGCATTAAAAGGGTTTGAACCAATAAAAGAAAAAGAATTAAAAGGCTTAGATGTAGTGTATGTTTATATCACAGATACTTCGTCTCCAAAGGATAAATGGCAATTAAAAATACAGAGTGTAGAAGGTGAACACTATTATCTGGATTCTGCAACAGAAGGGTGTATTCAAAAACAATTGCAATTTAGAGGTATCCCTACTTCTTTAATCTATGATAAACAAGGTGTATTAAAGCATAAACTAACAGTGATGCCTGAAGAAAAAGCTGTTGAATGGATTAAGGAGTTATTGTAGTTCTTTACCTTATTTTGAAGTACATGCAAGAATCGCCCAACTTCGGGGGTAACTTCAGGGGTAGCTTCGGGGGTGGGTGCAATAATTGCCTGATAAATAGCGTTAAGCACAAACTCTATAATGTAATTTTGCAAAATCATCTCCCACCTGCTACTAAATTTGCATAAATCCCTTTGTTTATGGTACTTTAAACTAGTAGCAGATAAAAAATAGTTATAAATAAAATCCGTTTATCTGCTACAAATTGAGACGATCTGCCACTAAATTTAGCTTGTTTTCTTGTTCTTGTCTGTGATAAACCTGACTTTAGAAATAAGAAAGTAGCAGTTTGTATTTCTCTTGTCTGAGATTAAAGTTAGTGGGAGATGATTCTATTTTAGTAGCAGATGATTTTTATCTACTACTGGCTAATGTGGTTATAACCAGATGCTTGAAAAAATGTTGGTGGTAGATGAATTGTATACTATTTTTATCTCCCACTAACTTAATGTGTTTATATTCAATGCTTTAATGTATTTTAGTAGCAGATGCCCTAAAAAAAACATGAAGAAAAATTGTATGAACGGTATTTAGGGTTAAGAAAAATAGCGTAAATTGATCTTAGTAATAACAACTAAACTGTAAACCTATTCCTGAAAAGACCAAGAAAGATCATTGCAAAAAGGCAGAAATCCAAAAGTCCCGCCTGCTTTTCCTCAAAGTCCCGCCTGCTTTTTCAAAAAACAGGCGGGACTTTGAGGAAAAGCAGGCGGGAAGTTGAGCAGTTATTCGCCAATGATTTTTATTTATTGGACAATGGATTTAATTTATTCACCAATAAGTAGAGTAAAACAATTGTTGCAGTATTAAAGCGGTTGATTTACTCGATCTTACTTATTAAAGTTTTATGCGTTTCTTTTATGTTAGTTTAAAATTTTAACATCTTTCGCTTTTATATCACACTTTTGCACAACTACTAATTTAAATACAGATTCAAAATTTTCAGCTATAGGTTTGGTCTGGAAATATTTAGGGTAGTTTTGGTTCCATTCAGTCTTTTCATTTTGTTGATCGGTATGTATAAATATAAGCCGTGACAAAGTTGGCTGAGCTGAGACAGATGAAAACTGGGTTTGTAGAAAGTAATCACTTTTAGCGTCTAATAAAGGCAATAGCTTTTCAATGCTTGCATATTCCTTGTCTAAATAGGGATATATTGTCTTATTATTAATATGATTATATACAGTGAAATTATCTAATCCTGCTAATAGTTTATCTATCATGATATTTCTTATTTTAACTTTATATTGACGGATAGTGTCATTGTCTAGTTTGTAACCATTTAAATATTCATATAGATGGATATTGCTAGTGATATCATCTTTGTTATCATCGAAATATTTATCTAGTATACTATTAGACAATAAAGGAATAAATGGATTTTTAATTATTGAATCCATTTTTTCTAGTTTTCTTGATTCTTCGTTATACCATGCAGATAAATTTGCTTCATATGATTTTATGGCTAAGTACTTTTGTGCTAATTCATTTTGGAGTAAAGATAACCTATCAATAATCATTCCAGCTATATGAAAACGCAACTGTATTACATATTGTTCTTCTCTTTTTTTACGAATTTGCACTTCTTTTCCCTTGTATATTTCGTCTAACTCTTCTTTTAGTTTTCTAAAATAATGTTTCCTTTGAGAAATATATAAGGACAGCAAAACGGCAGTAATGCCTGTTAAGGACATTAAAATCCAATTCCAATCATTAGCGTACCAGTTCTCAATAAAATAACAACAAAATCCCCATATGAGTGCAATAAAAGTAATGAATCCACCATACAGAATATAACGGGCATTACTTTTATTCTGGAAATCTTCTAGTGCTTTAGGACGTTCTTTATCTATAAAGTCTTTTTGTTCTTTTTGTATTTCTTTTTCTTCGTTGATTAAACGATCATTACCTAGCTCGTAAATTTTTGAACGTTTACTATTGTTGCCTAATGTCTGTACTAGTTGCTCGTAGCCGCTTCTTAGCTCAGCGTAATCTTTATTTCTTTTTGCTAACAGTTGCTTTTCTTCATCAATAAGTACTCTAATTATTGAATATCTAATATTTGCGTCCGTTTTATTAAAGGAAACAACTGTATGTTCTTGAATTCCTTTGGTTTCTTCGTCGTTATTAATTGATGTGATAATGCAGGCCGAGTTTATGAATTGTTCATCTTCTATATAAGAAAATGGTATGTAACAATACCCACACTCTCCGAATTCTTTA
This genomic interval from uncultured Bacteroides sp. contains the following:
- a CDS encoding TlpA disulfide reductase family protein, with the protein product MKNAFKKVTLSFWILYMVTLFSCKAQSQNNDQLPAPMINYGNAVLSGKISLDVLGKLTSHEACLTVYSPISASRDYKISIKDDGTFKLEIPMISEGLGYIKLANGNMAVLAFVPNKETIFNVSSNDKGQLKMNSENSLNYSSNEISEFFGFYLRYWQTPTKPYYRPQMSLEEYKDTILNNVKKTLKVVESSSLSKKAKQECYYEMKIQYLKMLFDYKELLLLAHRRWLSEHDKTMQEVPFIEPKVDKSYYTFLKEFELNDANYLFSTEYHNFVEKLLEDSTLNIPSVSDLPAKEWFAKTKSILKDAVGFDNGLFYDVLVASAYNKCLMYRHPFTDVQKKNMSEYFTNDSYIKFLLNENKELVAQINKESSKKVVINKTPDVPNEQVLNKIIEKYKGKVVYVDFWATWCAPCLDALKGFEPIKEKELKGLDVVYVYITDTSSPKDKWQLKIQSVEGEHYYLDSATEGCIQKQLQFRGIPTSLIYDKQGVLKHKLTVMPEEKAVEWIKELL